The segment tGCTGCCCCCCCACCCTGcctgcttcctcccatcctccctctcaCTGTCCCGCCCCCCTCCCTGTGcctgcttcctcccatcctccctttcACTGTCCCCCCAcctgcttcctcccatcctccctctcaCTGGCACCCCCCACCTGCTTCCTCCCATTCTCCCTCTTGCTGCCCCCCCACCCTGcctgcttcctcccatcctcccactcactgcccctcccaccccacctgcttcctcccatcctccctctcaCTGTCCCCCCAcctgcttcctcccatcctccctctcactggctccccctcccctgccaacctgcttcctccctcccttcccttcactACCCCTCACTCCCTGCCtctttcctcccatcctccctctcaCTGGCCCCACCACGTGTAAGTGTCTGTCAGGCTGGGAGGCAAGAAGCAGCAGGTGCCTTCCATTTGGCCTTGTACATTCGTTGTCATGAGCTGGGTCTGCTCCCCTGGGCTCAGACCCTTGATTTTCAGGGCTCTTGGTGAGTGGGGGGTGGGCACCCAGGACAGCTGCCCGGGGATGGCTGCATGCGACCTCTCGGGGGGCATCAGCTGCTGTCTAGCTGGGGCTCCGTTACTTCTGTTCTTCAGGTCTGGTGCCTTTTTATGCCATTGCATATGGAATTGTTTaacagtttcatttttaaattgttcataGAAATATAGGAAGATAATTGAATTTTGTACTTGATCAGATATCCTGCAACCTGACTAGATTCACTGAATCATTTTCAGTAGTTTGTTTTGTAGATTACATAGGGTTTTCTCAACACATAATCATGCTTGCAAATAAtggctttcttcctctctttttcccctccctccccccatctttctttctgatttttatgccctctgtttccttttcttgccttattgcattgGCTGGGACCCCCAGTACAGTATGGAACAGAAGTGTCAAAAGTGGCCCTAAGTATGGGTCacttttagtttagttttagTTGTTAGTTttctataaatgtatttaatcagGTTGTGGAAAGTCCCCATTATTTCTGGTTTGCTAAGAATTTTGTCATAAGTACCTACTGAATCTTTCTTTCCTGCTACTGTAGTCTTggggttttctttgtgggaaggtttttatgtacaactttaatttctttaatagggATAGGGTTATTTGCAGCTTCCCCCTTATTTCCAGTATTTCAAGAACAGGCAATTTTAATGTTACATTGTGACAATCAAGACAAACCCTGGTTTCTAATAGAGAAATGGCAGGTGTCTGGTTGGGGACAGCCAACGTGCACAAGGGTCCCAGAACGTTTCATTGTGCCTGAAAGTGAGGGAGCTCTCCAGGACGAATGGGGCCTGTCGAGAAGACAAGGAGCCAGTTTGAAAGAGGTGGCATTGGTGAAATCTGGGACAACCTGAGCATCCAAAAGAATGAGGCCCATAGTTAACTGGGATACATCTAATCCATTTACATCCATGAATCCACAATGACActctaagaaaagagaaagcctGAAAAACTCATCTCAGGCAGATCTCAAACCAactctttattttgaatattggcAGCCAGAGGGAAAAATCGAACATTATCTTGTTTTGTGCTAGAAAGAGGATGCCAGTATAACCAAATGGCACTAGGTATGAGGAAAGACCTTTAAAAAGGAatgttgggccgggcatggtgtctcatgcctataatcctagcactttggattACAGtgttagggaggccgaggtgggtggatcagctgaggtcaggggttcgagaccagactggcaacatggcgaaaccccatctctactaaaaatacaaactttagacaggtgtggtggcccacgcctgtaatcccagctacttgggaggctgaggcaggagaattgctcgaactcagaaggcagaggttgcagtgagccgagatcgcaccattgcactccagcctgggcgacagaatgagactcggtctcaaaaaaacaacaacaaaaaggaatgcCGGCCCATAAATGTGAATGAGTGACTGAGTTAGAAAAATCATCTTTTCCAAACACCACTGAAATCATGGACTAGGACAAGGTTAGCCCATGAGTGTTTAGACCAGTGAGGTGAGCAGCTGCTGGGGACAGGACCCTTGTCTGGTATCGGTGGCAGGGAAGGCTGTGAGCCTCCCCTCGTGTGGgcatcagcctcagcctcccagtgagGGTCACCCAGGGAGCATATCTCCTGGTGAGAAGTGCAGGAGCTTCACATTCCCTGGATACGTCCCAGCCGAAATGTTCACCGTGAATCCGGCAACCTGTGGAGCTGATTTCCATTTCTAAGGAATGAGGGGGGATGAGGAAGAAACCCCCAGGACAGCACCGACAGTCCCCGCGGGGACCTTTCCCGGACACCCGGCCTTCTCGGTGGCGAGGCAGGTGGCGGAACCGACAGGCCCGGCGAGAACCTTTCCCGGACACCCAGCCTTCTCAGCGGCGAGGCAGGTGGCGGCACCGACAGGCCCGGCGGGGACCTTTCCCGGACACCTGGCCTCCTCGGCGAGGCAGGTGGCAGAACTGGTTCCATGTCTGATCTTCCTTAGACAAACCTGCCTTCAGAGGAAATTGTGGACAACTGGAGAAACTGGAAAATGTACTAGATATTGGCTGATATGAAGCATATATGTTTTGTTAAGTATGATAATTCGATTTTGGCTCTGTAGGGAAaggctcttattttaaaaagatgtgcactagagaaaaaggaaacagcatGTAGCAAATACATCCACGATGTCCTCCTGGTTTAATTGGTTCTGTGGCCTCGGTTTCTGCCTTCCTGATGGCACCTCCGTGACTGGAGCTCAGACCCCGGCATCAGACCGGCCTCCGCAGGGAGGAGCTGCGgtgcccaggccaggccaggaaGCACCATGGCCCACTGCCTGGGCCTCACCTCACGAACGCCAAGCACTGTGGCGGGCACAGGCGGAGCCTGGCGGCCTCACGCCCACACCAGcagctcctccctcagcccctcgCCCGCCGCTCCCAAGTCCGGCAGTTCTGGAGCACGGGAAGCTCTCTGGGAGTTGCTGGGCAGCAGGACCTGGTCTGAGATGACTGAGTCTGCCCAGGTCTTCACGCGCGTAACTGAGCGTGAGCGTGTCTGAGTCTTACCGCAGAAACATTAAAATGCTTGGTGACAGGTGTTAGGAGACTTCTGGGATCTGCACTGTAGCACTTCTCTAAAACTGGGAATATTCTGAGTCTCAGAGCTTGTTTGGATGAGGAATCCTGGGGCCCGATTCTAGACCTGAGGCACCAGCAGCAAAGGATGTGGCCCAGCCCCGGAGCCCCAAGCAGCTCGGCCGGGAGTGcaccctcctcccttcccaaCCCAGTCGCAGTCAGTTATGAAAAAGGAACAGTGCATGATTCCAAAGTTATATTTAAACGCCAACTGCGTTGAATTTGGCAACATTTGACAGAAGTTATGGAAAGCCTTTCAAAGATTTAGCAGGACAAAAACAAACTAGCAAGCGAGCATTATTGTGTGCTTTAAAAGTAAACAGGCTTGAGCAATGGTGTCTGTTTTAGAAAACTGACGAGCCTCGCAGGTGGATCATGGGAGTGCCTGCAATTACTGGGTATTCAACCAAGGTCCCCTCCGGTCTGTGCCTCATACAAACAATGGGTATTCCACTGAAATTCAGCTCCTGGAGCAAAGATTTCAGAAATGCCCTCCGTACACCAGGTGAATTGCAAAGGGGCCAGGTGTGAGAAGGGACTCCGGGCTCAGAGCCCTGGGGGCTGGCgtccctctcctctcctggaaAGCCGGCCCAGCCATCCCTCTTCCCCTTGCCCCTCTCCTACCCTCCCTGgtctccttctctccctgtctcttttcTGCACTGGGCGCCTTCCAGCCTTGGGAGCTGGGCCCAGCTTTCCCTGAGGATTAATGACAAAACAGAGTGAAGATGTGGCTGGCAGACTGCCCGCTGCCCCTGTGGCCGGGACCTCTGCTGTCAATGGGAAGGTGACTGCATCGTTGGAGAGTAATTGGGTCATGAGACAAGCAGGAGGGGGTGGCTGTTCTGGAAGGTTCTGCAGGGCCAAACTGTGATGAAGATTGCAGCATGAATATGCTCTTCCATCTCCCCAAAAGTCCAGTCTGACACCTCAGTTTATTACGGTGTTGACAGTAATAGTGTTCTGAGGATATCATCAGATAAAATCACTCCTCTGCAGCCTGGGGCTTTGCAAAGATTAGCGAGTGGTTTCTGTTCATGAACTATCTTCAGGGCTGTTAATCGCCTCCCTCACTCCCTGCAAATCCCTGAGTCACTAGCGGTGAGGGTGGGGCCCAGTGCTGACCTGTGACCCCAGCCCTGGACATCTCCATGGCCAGCGTTGCGAGGGCCCTGGCTGCGCTTCTGCCCACTGACTGGCAGACCAGGCATCCAGGCACCCGGGCTTTGTGTCAGGTTCCGATCCTTCTTTCTGCACGTGCTGTCTGTGCAGTAGTTCATGGTCAGCCCCAGAAATGCGCACTCGAGATGGCGTGGGCCTGCGTGGAGTCTGCACGTGGCACAGCAGGGACCTGGCTACGCGATCCTCTCGTTAGTGCTTTGTTGGGTTACCCATGACCTGCAAAGCTGGGGCTAATTTCCTTGTCTTTGACAACTTGACCAGAAGGTCCAAACAAAACAGAACCGAACTGCATCAACATCTACGACGGGGGAGATGATGTGAGATTCCACAGCAGCCCCAGCCAGCTGAGGCCCCAGCGCTTCTGTGTTCCTGAGGGCTGATCCCTGCGGCTATAAAAGAGCGCATACAAGGTGTGGGGTGCGGGTACAGGTGTCAGAACCGGCCTTGGCTGCAGCCGAGAGCACCGTCCTCTGTCCAGGAGACCGCCCCAGGTTCTTGACCGTCTGGCCTCTGGGCAGTGTGGcggcccctctccctccctctgaccTGTCCAGCGTGGTTGCAGCTTGCAGTGGGGCTCCCAGGGCTCATGCTGAGCATCAGGAGGTGAATCTCGGCTCCAATAGCCCTCGTGGCCTTGGGAGATGCTGCCCTTTCTAAACCTGAACTTTTTCAAGTGTAAAAATGAGGATATTTAATTTTCTGAGATGTTTCAGGtactaaatatgaaataattaaagGAATTTTGGAAAAGGACAAAGCTTTATGCAGTATAAGGAATGTCCTGAAGTTGAAACTTATGTACATATTTTGATCAAAGGtgaaataaaattgcatttaaaTCTGCAAATCGGAGGTGGTCAGGCAGCTGAAGAGTCCTTGAGATGCAGCAGTTTCTTTACATGGCTTGTTGCAAGTCGGTAACATCATGGCAAGTGTTTACTATGTAGAAACcttaaagacaggaaggaaatttAGCACGAAACATTCAATCCAATTGACTTAGGTTTTATTGGGCACCAGAGATGCGCTAGAGAACCCTGGGACTCTGCTGCAGCGTGGACCCCGAGGTGGGATTATTACGGGGTCAGCGAGGTGCGGGCCATTTCCATGATGAAGATCCTGTGAACTCTGGCGTGGATGCTTGGACCCCACGCGTGGTGTTCCTTCTCCATGACCCTCCGGAAGCTCATGCAGAGTCTGGAGCTCGTGGGCCCTCAGGCCGCCTTCTTGTCCTTGGTGTGGAGGGACTCAGTGGCCTCTGGGACCCTGTCTGGGCATCTCCCTGGGCCCTGCAGCATCTTGTTCCTCCCCTCCAGCTGCTCAGCCCATCCCACGCGGAGCCTGGGGCAGGGCGATAATTTCGGCATTGTGAGTCAAACTCTCGGGACTGAGTGACGGCCAAGCCCGTGTCTCTCAGCACCTGGGCACCTGTGAGAGCAGGAGTATGACACTCCCTGCCGGGGGTGGGGGTGTCACTGCGTCCCTGGCCAGCCGGCAGCTGTGACCTTGCTGGGTCTCCCAGGGCCCTGGGATCTCGTGGCCGGCCTTGGCTCAGGCTGCTGCCCAGTGGTTGGGGGGGGTGGGGCGCGTCTCACTCAGGACCCTCCTCACAGGAGAGGAAAAATGCCTTCCCTGGGAAGCAGCCTGGGCCCCCAGTTCTGGAAGCTTCTGAGCCCCAGAGAGACTGTGCCTGAGCTTGAGCTCTTGCAGCCTCTGTCTCTGCTCTGCTCACGGAGAGGCAGGTGCCCTCGCAGGACAGGGCGGCCTCTGTGGCTGCCTAGGGCCCGCCTGCCTCCCTGCACCCTGCCTGGCTGCCTGTGGGTGCCCACTTCCTTCTCGCTTGCCTGCCCGCCTCACctgcccagcctggccacagTGGACGGTGCTATGTTGTGATCTCAGCCCCACGCACGGGCGGACCTGGCGGCAGGAATGGCCTGGTCAGAGTGGTCCAGGCTCCCCGAGACCTGGGCAGATCCCCACCTGCCCGCAGCTGCCGCTTCCTTCAGCCTCAAGTGCTTTTGGCTTTAGAAGTTGGAGAGTGGGGTGGGTGCCCGGCTCCAGCCAAGGGTGAGCTGTGTCCATGAGGACACTTGTCCCAGATGCTCAGGACCCAGATGACGATGGTGCTGCTGAGTGGCAGGCAGTGTACCCCGGACGGCTGGGCCCCACGGTGATGGTCCCCAAGCAACAGCTATGTTCACCCTTGCCAGGCCATGGCTGCTGACTGGTGGGGCCCAGGGCAGCTCCATGCATGAGGGGGTCAGCTGGGCAGGATGTCAGCAGCTGCTGCGGTCCCACAGACTTGGCGCCTCCGGGCCTGGAGTCCTCGGCCCTCACAGCCGGCCGCCCATCCCAGAGAGGCTGCCAGGACAGCCAGCCCCATGGTGGTGGAAGCAGCGGCCCCTGTCCCTCTACAGGGGACCGTGGGGTCCCGAGCCAGGGGCTGCGAATGGCCGGTCTCCCACATGGGCCAGCTCCTCTCTCATGGCGGCTTCCTGGGGTGGGCCTGGCCCTTGGGCTCACACCAGCACACGGGACCCTCTCAGCTCTCTGGGCTTCATGCGGGGAGGAAAGTTAGGCTACTCTCTAAAGGGAACCCTAAGAGTGACCTCCTTAAAAGCAGTGGTTGGCCTCGTGGCCTGGGTAGAACCGGGCtgtgtgggtggatggagaggGGTTGTGCAACTGGAGGCCCCTGAGAGAACGCTGGTGCCTGCCTTGGACACCAACCTCCACCTCAGGGGCCAGAGGAGGCAGCGTGGACACACAGTCCCGGGGCCTGAGCCCACTCCTGGGACCTGCACCCAGGCAATGGCCAGAGGACACCAGGGCACATGGCACATGCAGGCACACGCAGAGGCACGTGGAGGCACACGtaggcacacacaggcacacgtcCGGGAAGCACAGGGCGGGGATGAGGCAGGGCCTGTGGGGCAAGCACTCGGTGGTTGGGGGGGCCTCTCCTTCACCATCGTCTGCCGAGTGCCTGCGTGGTGCTGGGCTCTGTGCTGGGTCCATGTCTGTAGTTGGGTAGCTGGTGAGTGGGGAGGGGCACCCCCAGGCTCTGTGGGACCGCCTCGGGCTGCTGAAGGGGTACCACGGCTCTCTTGCTCGGGGCCTGAGCACCGAGGGCTGCCTGGAGCCTCTGGAAGCTCCTGCTGTGTGCCGGCCAGTGTCTTGCGGCAAATGAGGAGCTCTGCTCCCCACCCAGCTGTCCCTGAGCAGTGGCTACACCCTGGGTCGGCTCAGGGTCACCCACTGAGCACCCATAGACCCCTGGCCTTGGCCCTAGGAGAGAAAGGCGTGCTGGCTTGGTATCTGCCTTCCTGAGCAAGTCTGCTAGGAGGGGGAAGGGCACAAGTACAGATACGTCACTCAAGGGCAGTGACCTCAGAAAAACAAGCCAGAGAAAGACATTTCCTCCTGGAAAAGTTCCTGTGATCCTGGACGGAGTGTCAGGGAGATGGCGggggaagggggtgtgggtgaagggggtgtgtgggttggagtgtgggtgaagggggtgtgtgtgttggggtgtgggtgaagggggtgtgggtgttggggtgtgggtgaagggggtgtgggtgttggggtgtgggtgaagggggtgtgtgtgttggggtgcgggtgaagggggtgtgggtgttggggtgcgggtgaagggggtgtgtgtgttggggtgcgggtgaagggggtgtgggtgttggggtgcgggtgaagggggtgtgggtgttggggtgcgggtgaagggggtgtgggtgttggggtgtgggtgaagggggtgtgtgtgttggggtgtgggtgaagggggtgtgtgtgttggggtgtgggtgttggggtgtgtgtgttggggtgtgggtgttggggtgtgtgtgttggggtgtgggtgaagggggtgtgtgtgttggggtgtgggtgttggggtgtggatgaagggggtgtgggtgttggggtgtgggtgaagggggtgtgtgtgttggggtgtgggtgaagggggtgtgtgtgttggggtgcgggtgaagggggtgtgggtgttggggtgcgggtgaagggggtgtgggtgttggggtgcgggtgaagggggtgtgggtgttgggatgtgggtgaagggggtgtgtgggttggagtgtgggtgaaggggtgtgtgtgttggggtgtgggtgaaggggtgtgtgtgttggggtgtgggtgaaggcgtgtgtgtgttggggtgtggatGAAGGGGATGTGGGTGTTGAGATGTGGGTGAAAGGATTGGGTGAAGGGAAGTGGGTTTTGGgatgtgggtgaagggggtgtgtgtgttggggtgtgggtgaagggggtgtgggtgttggggtgtgggtgaaggggttgtgggtgttggggtgtgggtgttggggtgtgggtgaagggggtgtgggtgttggggtgtgggtgaagggggtgtgggtgaagggggtgtgggtgtgggtgttgggatgtgggtgttggggtgtgggtgaagggggtgtgggtgtgggtgttgggaTGTGGGTGaaggggtgtgggtgttggggtgtgggtgaagggggtgtgggtgttggggagtgggtgaagggggtgtgggtgtgggtgttggggtgtgggtgaattGTCCGTGGGCATTGGGGTGTGGTGTTGCCTGGATAGTGATGTTTGATCTGGGCTCCTGGTCTCACAGTTAGCAACGTGGTGTCTTGTCATTTCCCACCTACTGTTCTGAGCGTGATCACTAAGGTGAGTGAATGGCTGTCAGTTTGCTCCTGGATTGACTCCTTTCACAGGCCTGGAGCTGAGGGGTTTCATGGTGGGCTGAGGGCCAGGGCTGTGTCAGGGCACACTGGTGGCGGGGCTGTGCCCCTGGGTGGCGAGCGCGGCTCAGGCATAGGGGTCCCCGATGCACTGCACACCCCGACTCACTTGTTCAGAGCGCTTCTGCGAACCCTCATGTCCTCGTTCTGCAGGTGTCTTGCGTGATGCTcgatttttttctcccaaaacaTCTTTATCCCGTCTGAATCGTATGCTACTCTTCCAGGATTCTTAAGAGTGAGGCTTTTATTCATgttctggaaaataaaaagtgGAGAAGAGCTCAGCCACCTTATGCCATTCCCGTTGACGAGTTTGTGCTCCAGCACCCGGATGGCAGAGGAGCTGGCTCAGCCTGGAGCGTCGTGGTCCCCGCCTTCCTGGCGTGTGGGGGATGGCGGAGGCTGCCCTCTGAGACTCAGGCCTCAGGTGGCTCCCGGCCAGCTCCTAAACGCTCTACTGGCTCCACCTTCTGGAGCAGTCTCCTGGGTTGGCAGAAGTAGAAATGGAGGGCAAATTCCATTTTGGGcttttagtcattttaaaatcTAAGCAATGATGCACTTCTAACTCTCTGTGTGTTAGTGTGGGTGATCCGCAGTCCCACCAGTGAGGTGAGTGTTTCTTGGATGGGGCTGTGGCTTCTGTGCCAGGTGAGTCCATcccttgtttttgagacagggtctcattcccatcgcccaggctgcagtgcagtggtgcgatctcccctcactgcagccttgacctcctggactcaagtgattgtcccacctcagcttcctgagtagctgggactataggtgtgcaccaccatgcccggctaatttttgtatatcttgtagagattgggtcttattatgttgcccaggctggtcttgagctcctgggcttaagcaatcttcctggctcagcctcccaaagtgctgggactacaggtgtgagccagcgtgcccagctCAGTTGGCCTCTCTCGACACCTGGTTATTGGGTACCTTTTGGTTTGAAATATATAAACCCAGCAGTGGGGTTAAATGTGGCAGGTTACACTGAAAAACTTCAGCTCTGCTATTTGATGTAATATGCTAAAGTGAGGCTGACTGAAATGTTTACTTTCCAATTATTTTGGACTCGTGCATCTACGGGACACCAGCAGTCTTAGAATATCAATCTACAGCCATCAAGAATGtccaaggccgggcgtggtggctcatgcctgtaatcccagcactttgggaggtcaaggctggcagatcacttgagctcaggagttaagagaccagcctggccaacatggtgaaaccctgtctctactaaaaatacaaaaattagccgggattggtggtgggtgcctgtaatcctagctactttggaggctgaggcaggagaatcgcttgaacccgggaggtggaggttgcagtgagatgagattgcagcactgtactccagcctgggtgacagactccatctcaaacaaacaaacaaacaaacaaaaaaagaatgtccGTGACAAAGGGAAAGTGTCGACAGCAGCAGCCTTTTCTGGAGCCCTCCTCCGGATTTCACCGAGCAGTGGGAGCCCGGCTCTGGGTCAGCTCTCCCTGGGACGCGTGGAGCCTGGGTCTCTGGGCTGTGCCTGTCCTGGCCTGGCTCCAGGTCTCCGTAGATGGCCCTGCTGTGTGCTTGAGGATGGGGTTTACACAAGGGAGCCAGGGCCACGTTTCGGGGTGCAAGGCAGTGGGTCTCGGAATGAATGAGGCATCCACTGTTCTGGGGCTGCCTGAGCCCCTAAGCCGCTGTCCGGCGAGCTCCTCGGGGCCTATGGGGTGGGCAGAGCCATTTCTGCAGCCCTGGCTGGCTCCCTCGGGGCACTTTGTTCTTCAGCTTGGCCTTGCTTGGCCTTGGAGGCATTTCTCTTTCCCCGCCCCCCGCTCTTCTCTCTTGCTGGGGAAGAACACAGGGTGGCAGGAGCGTGGCCCGAGAGGAAAACCAGGCAGCTGAGACCCGCGGGCTCGTTTCCTGCAAACACGTCACCTGCTTCAGGTGGAGAGGGTGAGGGTGCCTTCTGGAGCTCGGCTCAGGTTGCAATGAACAGGTGCTGGGGACTCCTTCGAGGAGCTTGATGTGACCCCTGGCTGGGGGCTTCCAGCTGCAGAGGCGCGGGCGCTGTGGCCTGCACAGCCTGTTGTGATGTGGGTGCTGGGCGCTTTGCTGGGGAGCTGCCCCTGGAGGGCCACAGAAATCGCCCATCGATGCCACGCCCTTTGTTCCAGAAACTTAGACATGCAAAGTTGATCATGAAGGGACTGAACTCAGCCACGCCTGCCTGTGCTGAGGATGCTGGCGCGAATTCAGTGAGTGAAAACTCATCCAATGAGGAGGGTGGGATGCACGGAACCCACCAGTCAGGGCCGGGCCCAGCTGCTTCCCCGGAACTTCGCACCTCCTCTGGTGTCTGGGCAGATGCCTCCCGGAGTGAAGCCGGGGCTGGTGTCAGATTCAAACCGAGTAACAGCTGGAAAACATCTGACAGCTGAGACCTGGCTGTTCTTGGCAGGGGCTTCAGAGAGCAGCGTGGGCGTTAGAGCTTTTGCTCTTAGGACACTTAGCCCCCAAAGGCAGCCCTTTAAACCCTCATGGGACAAAAACAAACCAGCAGCAAAAGGGAGAACCAGCAAACCAGCAGACAGAAGAAACAGACacgcggccgggcgtggtgactcaggcctggaatcccagcactgtgggaggccgaggcgggcagatcacgaggtcaggagatccagaccagcctgactaacacggtgaaaccccgtcttcactaaaaatacaaaaaattagccgggcgtcgtggtgggcgcctgtagtcccagctactcggaaggctaaggcaggagaatggcgtgaacccgggaggcggaggttgcagtgagccgcgatcatgccactgcactccagcctgggggacagagcgagactccatctcataaacaacaacaacagcaacaaaacaaaacaacaatgacaacaacagaCACACAAAGGGGTGCGTGTTGTGAGGCAGGTGATGGAGACACTCTCCCCCCGCAAAGGTGTTGACGGCAGGAATCCCAGTgggaaaacaaaattacaaagttcAATTCCCCCAGCGAAATGCGAGTGGGCTCACGTCTTGTGCCAGATACGTCACATACTCTGTTCACCTTTTGGGGGCCCCCAAATGCAGCGCCAATCTCTCAAGCAAGGACAGCGCGTGTCACATCACAAAGAGCTTACTTTTCCAACCATTTCTCAGTGACGGGCAGGTTTTCCTGTCTCTGTTGAGGGTCCTCAGCCTGTCCTCTCCGGGGTGCACGCCTGTATCTCGCCTGCCGCTGTCTGTTACATGGGCTCAGTGACACGCACGCTTGGCGTCGGTTCAGTCCCAGAAAGACGCGCTGCCCTCTGTCTGGGCACCGTCCCTGGCAGAGCTGTCCGTCCGGAGGGCAGCTGTTGGCAGCATGGGAATCTGGAGGACGGCCAGCTGGGCCTCCTCTGCCCTCAGCCCCCATCGggactgtttttttcttctttcgaCGGCTGCTCCCAGGAAACCTCGTGGGTGGGAGGGAGCATTGTCTGGGGAGGGGCGTCGGGGCACCTAGGAGTCCCGGGTTTTGCCCAGGCCTGCGTCTCAGGAATGGCGGCCTTTGCACTTACTGCAGGCGAAATGTATATCACAAAACGACGATGCAGACACACTCAAGGCAGGTGTGGAAATGCTTAGGGTCTCTCTGCCCCACCCATACATGGGTTTACGTATTTATTGTGAGGAGCTGGCTCTCGCGGTGACAGGCGCTGAGAGGTCTTGGGATCTGCCATCTGGGACCCAGGAAAGCCTGCGGTGTCAGTCAACCCGACTCTGAGGGAGGTTGGTGTAAATTCCAGACCTTGGTCCAGAGACGGTGAGATGAGGCGTCCTGGAGcaagcaggaaggaaggcaggcgaGCAGGAGCcattcctccttcctccaccGCGGCCCCTTCAGGCCGTCAGAGGATTGGATGACGCCCAGCACACGGGGGTCACCGCGTCCGGAAACACCCTCCCAGCCGCACCCAGAAACGCTGTCCCAGCCGCCGCCCTGGTGCCATCAGGTAGATGCACAAAGTGAAGCCCCCAGGCTTTGTCCTGGACGGGGTTCCTCTCCCAGGCTCCATCCCTCCAGGCCTCAGGGAGCCGGCAGCAGGGCCGGCCCAGGGCCAGCCTCCGTGATCTCGCTTCAGTCTCCCGGGTCACTTGCTTCTTTATGAGGTTTCCAAGTCATTGATAGTTTCAGGTGAAAGCTTTTGGGAAATTTTCGTTTACTATCATAAAGCAGACGGt is part of the Pan paniscus chromosome 13, NHGRI_mPanPan1-v2.0_pri, whole genome shotgun sequence genome and harbors:
- the FAM240C gene encoding protein FAM240C → MGLFLSSVLSLWSECLSEANTTVPNAVALEEVLKSDENMNKSLTLKNPGRVAYDSDGIKMFWEKKIEHHARHLQNEDMRVRRSALNKLRVGWAEQLEGRNKMLQGPGRCPDRVPEATESLHTKDKKAA